One Prodigiosinella aquatilis DNA window includes the following coding sequences:
- the ppc gene encoding phosphoenolpyruvate carboxylase — translation MNEQYSAMRSNVSMLGKLLGDTIKDALGENILERVETIRKLSKSSRAGSEKHRKELLTTLQNLSNDELLPVARAFSQFLSLANTAEQYHSISPHGEAVSNPENLAKVFQRLKDCDKLTEQNIRDAVESLSIELVLTAHPTEITRRTLIHKLVEVNTCLKQLDHNDLADYERHQIMRRLRQLIAQSWHTDEIRKIRPTPVDEAKWGFAVVENSLWEGVPAFLRELDEQLEQSFGYRLPVDSVPVRFTSWMGGDRDGNPNVTSAITRHVLLLSRWKAADLFLRDIQFLVSELSMTQCTPELQQLAGGESEKEPYRAVMKNLRTQLTNTLNYLEARLRGEQRARPQDLLVTNDQLWEPLYACFQSLHACGMGIIADGQLLDTLRRVRCFGVPLVRIDVRQESTRHTDALAEITRYLGLGDYESWSESDKQAFLIRELSSKRPLLPHQWKPSAETQEVLETCNVIAETPQGSIAAYVISMARTPSDVLAVHLLLKEAGCPFALPVAPLFETLDDLNNADSVMTQLLNIDWYRGFIQGKQMVMIGYSDSAKDAGGMAASWAQYRAQDALIKTCEKVGIALTLFHGRGGSIGRGGAPAHAALLSQPPGSLKGGLRVTEQGEMIRFKFGLPEVTISSLALYTGAILEANLLPPPEPKKEWHHVMDELSRVSCDMYRSYVRDNPDFVPYFRAATPELELGKLPLGSRPAKRRPDGGVESLRAIPWIFAWTQNRLMLPAWLGAGAALQKVIEDGGQDQLETMCRDWPFFSTRIGMLEMVFAKADLWLAEYYDQRLVEEKLWPLGKKLREQLAADINVVLTIANDDHLMADLPWIAESIALRNVYTDPLNVLQAELLHRSRQQEQPEPEVELALMVTIAGVAAGMRNTG, via the coding sequence ATGAACGAACAATATTCCGCAATGCGAAGCAATGTCAGTATGCTTGGCAAACTGCTCGGAGATACGATTAAGGATGCATTGGGAGAAAACATTCTTGAGCGTGTTGAAACAATCCGAAAGTTATCGAAGTCATCCCGTGCCGGCAGTGAAAAGCATCGGAAAGAACTGCTGACGACACTGCAAAATCTGTCTAATGACGAACTGTTGCCAGTCGCTCGCGCATTTAGCCAGTTTTTGAGTCTGGCTAACACCGCTGAGCAATATCATAGTATCTCGCCCCATGGTGAAGCGGTCAGTAACCCGGAAAATCTGGCAAAAGTCTTTCAGCGACTGAAAGACTGCGACAAATTGACGGAGCAAAATATCCGTGATGCGGTGGAGTCACTCTCCATTGAGCTGGTTCTCACTGCGCACCCGACAGAAATTACCCGCCGCACCCTGATTCATAAGTTGGTAGAAGTGAACACCTGCCTCAAGCAACTGGATCACAATGATCTGGCTGATTATGAGCGCCATCAGATCATGCGTCGTCTGCGGCAACTGATTGCCCAATCCTGGCATACGGATGAAATCCGTAAAATTCGCCCTACACCGGTGGATGAAGCCAAATGGGGTTTTGCGGTCGTGGAAAATAGTCTGTGGGAAGGTGTTCCCGCGTTTTTGCGTGAGTTAGACGAACAGTTGGAACAGTCGTTTGGTTATCGCTTACCGGTTGATTCCGTTCCCGTGCGCTTTACGTCATGGATGGGCGGTGATCGTGATGGCAATCCAAACGTTACGTCAGCAATCACTCGCCATGTACTGTTGCTCAGCCGCTGGAAGGCGGCGGATCTGTTTCTGCGTGATATCCAGTTCCTGGTTTCCGAATTATCCATGACACAGTGTACGCCGGAGCTACAACAGTTAGCTGGCGGAGAGAGTGAGAAGGAACCTTACCGGGCGGTCATGAAGAATCTGCGTACCCAGTTGACTAATACGCTTAATTATCTGGAGGCGCGGCTGAGGGGTGAACAACGGGCAAGACCGCAGGACCTGTTGGTTACCAATGACCAGTTATGGGAACCGCTCTACGCTTGTTTCCAGTCTCTGCATGCCTGTGGCATGGGCATTATCGCCGACGGTCAATTACTGGATACTTTACGCCGTGTGCGCTGTTTTGGTGTCCCGCTGGTGCGGATTGACGTGCGTCAGGAAAGTACCCGCCATACTGATGCGCTGGCGGAAATCACTCGTTATCTGGGACTGGGTGACTATGAAAGCTGGTCCGAGTCTGACAAGCAGGCGTTCTTGATTCGTGAGCTCAGTTCAAAACGCCCGCTGCTGCCACATCAGTGGAAACCGAGTGCCGAAACGCAGGAGGTGCTGGAAACCTGTAACGTTATCGCGGAAACCCCGCAAGGTTCCATCGCCGCTTATGTGATTTCCATGGCGCGTACACCGTCTGATGTGCTGGCGGTGCATCTGCTGTTGAAAGAAGCGGGTTGCCCGTTTGCTCTGCCGGTGGCGCCATTGTTTGAAACGTTGGACGATCTGAACAACGCTGACAGTGTCATGACGCAGTTGCTGAATATTGACTGGTATCGCGGTTTTATCCAGGGCAAACAGATGGTGATGATCGGTTATTCCGATTCCGCCAAAGATGCCGGAGGAATGGCTGCCTCCTGGGCGCAGTATCGTGCACAGGACGCCTTGATCAAAACCTGCGAGAAAGTCGGCATAGCGCTGACCTTGTTCCATGGTCGTGGCGGCTCTATTGGCCGCGGCGGCGCACCGGCGCATGCGGCGTTGTTGTCTCAACCGCCAGGAAGCCTGAAAGGGGGCCTGCGAGTAACGGAGCAGGGCGAGATGATCCGTTTCAAGTTCGGTTTGCCGGAAGTCACTATCAGCAGCCTGGCGCTGTATACTGGCGCCATTCTGGAAGCCAACTTGCTGCCGCCGCCGGAGCCGAAAAAAGAGTGGCACCATGTCATGGATGAGTTATCCCGCGTTTCCTGTGATATGTACCGTAGTTATGTACGGGATAATCCGGATTTTGTACCGTATTTCCGGGCGGCGACACCGGAACTGGAGCTAGGTAAATTGCCGCTGGGCTCTCGCCCGGCCAAGCGTCGTCCCGACGGTGGGGTTGAAAGTTTACGCGCCATTCCGTGGATTTTCGCCTGGACGCAGAACCGCCTGATGTTGCCTGCCTGGCTTGGCGCCGGTGCGGCATTGCAGAAAGTGATTGAAGACGGCGGGCAGGATCAGTTGGAAACCATGTGCCGCGACTGGCCGTTCTTCTCCACCCGTATTGGTATGCTGGAAATGGTCTTTGCCAAAGCGGATTTGTGGCTGGCGGAATACTACGACCAGCGCCTGGTGGAGGAAAAACTGTGGCCATTGGGTAAAAAACTGCGTGAACAGCTGGCGGCGGATATCAACGTGGTGCTGACTATCGCCAATGACGATCATCTGATGGCTGACTTGCCATGGATTGCCGAGTCTATTGCGTTGCGTAATGTTTACACTGACCCGCTGAATGTACTTCAGGCAGAGCTGTTGCACCGTTCTCGTCAGCAGGAACAGCCGGAGCCGGAAGTGGAACTGGCGCTGATGGTTACTATTGCCGGTGTGGCTGCCGGTATGCGGAACACCGGTTAA
- a CDS encoding carbon starvation protein A, with protein MQHAITFVIATLCILVICYRLYGVFFVRKVLQADDNEVTPSHVFEDGKNYVPTKKWVNFGSHFAAIAAAGPLVGPVLAAQFGYLPGFLWLLIGCVVGGAVHDTVVLFASMKHQGKSLSEVAKSELGPVAGWCTGLAMLFIITITMAGLSMVVVHALERNPWGTFAVFMTIPIAIGVGLWERVTGSMKGATWVGIAAIMACVIAGPYIQNSAFGEWLMLKSETVSVVLPIYAFFATALPVWMLLTPRGYLSSFMKIGVFGALVVGVVFINPEIQFPAVTQFIHGGGPVLSGPVWPFISITIACGAISGFHAFIGSGTTPKQIDKWSDILPVGFGAMLAECVVGVMALIAATALHPADYFAINSSAASWQALGMNVVNLPMLSQEIGLDLYGRTGGAVTLAVGMTDIFIRVPWFSHLASYFFQFVVMFEAVFILTAVDSGTRVARYLLQDFLGDLWAPLKRTDWLPGAIGCSILACALWGYLLNSGDINSVWALFGVSNQLMASVGLIIGATIILRLATKRIYMLTCVIPLAYLFVTVNYAGYWMVKYVYFNPQAKGYNLFNGSISIIMLVLGMVILISALKKWRELLSRPQTELSSPVTANM; from the coding sequence ATGCAACATGCGATTACGTTCGTTATTGCGACCCTTTGTATCCTGGTGATTTGTTATCGTCTGTACGGTGTCTTTTTTGTACGTAAGGTGCTGCAAGCGGATGATAATGAGGTCACGCCGTCTCATGTGTTTGAAGATGGTAAGAATTATGTCCCGACAAAAAAATGGGTGAATTTTGGTAGCCACTTCGCCGCCATTGCCGCAGCAGGCCCGTTAGTGGGACCGGTGCTGGCAGCACAGTTCGGCTATCTGCCTGGTTTTTTATGGCTGTTGATTGGCTGTGTGGTAGGCGGTGCCGTACACGATACGGTGGTGTTGTTTGCCTCCATGAAGCATCAGGGGAAATCCCTGTCTGAAGTCGCAAAATCTGAGCTGGGCCCGGTTGCCGGTTGGTGTACTGGTCTGGCAATGCTGTTCATCATCACCATTACCATGGCAGGCTTATCGATGGTGGTGGTACATGCGCTGGAACGTAACCCCTGGGGCACGTTTGCGGTGTTCATGACCATTCCTATTGCCATCGGTGTCGGGCTGTGGGAACGGGTGACTGGCAGCATGAAAGGCGCCACCTGGGTCGGTATCGCGGCCATCATGGCGTGCGTTATCGCTGGCCCCTATATCCAAAACTCGGCATTCGGTGAATGGCTGATGCTGAAATCTGAAACCGTCAGTGTAGTTTTGCCGATATACGCCTTCTTTGCCACGGCGTTGCCCGTGTGGATGTTGTTAACCCCGCGCGGTTATCTCTCCAGCTTTATGAAAATTGGTGTCTTCGGCGCGCTGGTGGTTGGTGTGGTGTTTATTAACCCGGAAATCCAGTTCCCGGCGGTAACCCAGTTTATCCACGGCGGTGGCCCGGTTCTGTCTGGCCCGGTATGGCCGTTTATCTCCATTACCATTGCCTGTGGCGCGATTTCCGGCTTCCATGCTTTTATCGGTTCCGGTACGACACCGAAGCAGATTGATAAATGGAGCGATATCCTACCAGTCGGTTTTGGTGCCATGCTGGCGGAATGCGTGGTCGGAGTCATGGCGTTAATCGCCGCTACCGCCCTGCATCCGGCAGATTATTTTGCCATCAACTCATCGGCGGCATCCTGGCAGGCACTGGGGATGAATGTAGTGAATTTGCCGATGCTGAGTCAGGAAATTGGTCTGGATCTGTATGGCCGTACCGGCGGCGCGGTAACGCTGGCGGTAGGGATGACCGATATTTTCATTCGTGTGCCTTGGTTCAGCCATCTGGCCTCGTATTTCTTCCAGTTTGTGGTGATGTTCGAAGCGGTATTTATCCTGACGGCTGTCGATTCCGGTACCCGTGTCGCCCGTTACCTGTTGCAGGATTTTCTGGGGGATCTGTGGGCACCGCTGAAACGGACTGACTGGCTGCCGGGCGCCATTGGCTGTAGCATCCTGGCCTGTGCACTATGGGGTTACCTACTGAATTCCGGTGATATCAACTCGGTATGGGCACTGTTCGGGGTATCTAACCAGTTAATGGCCTCTGTCGGGTTGATTATCGGTGCCACCATTATCCTGCGTCTGGCAACCAAACGTATCTATATGCTGACCTGTGTGATTCCGCTAGCGTATCTGTTTGTCACCGTAAACTATGCGGGTTACTGGATGGTGAAGTACGTTTACTTCAATCCACAAGCCAAAGGCTACAACCTGTTTAACGGTTCCATCTCTATCATTATGCTGGTACTGGGCATGGTGATTCTGATTTCCGCACTGAAGAAATGGCGCGAACTGCTGAGCCGCCCGCAGACGGAACTGAGCAGCCCGGTCACCGCCAATATGTAA
- a CDS encoding tyrosine-protein phosphatase — protein sequence MTAPTLLHPSLLPLKGGINFRDLGGNRTADGRYIRHGKLFRSGSLDLLSESDCTHLAGVPVAHVIDYRDPDEAALRPDILWSGATYHPVPANPICHQVTANLESLGQETLAAFDSRGFMLELYRHLPFDNPAYHHLVKLLQQPEEGALVQHCAVGKDRTGIGSALILFALGADEQTVLEDYLLTETTLMPFRQQLLEELSQTMNEEALKQFSFVLSTQEEFLATALNEIRVRHGSIDSWLKQDYGLDQQAREVLQDKYLI from the coding sequence ATGACTGCACCGACATTGCTCCACCCTTCTTTGCTTCCACTTAAAGGCGGAATCAATTTCCGCGATTTAGGCGGTAATCGTACCGCCGATGGCCGCTACATTCGCCACGGAAAACTATTTCGCTCAGGTTCATTAGATTTACTCAGCGAAAGTGATTGTACACATCTGGCCGGCGTTCCGGTGGCTCACGTTATCGACTACCGCGACCCGGATGAAGCGGCACTCCGACCAGATATCCTATGGTCTGGCGCGACCTATCATCCCGTTCCCGCCAATCCGATATGCCATCAAGTGACCGCCAATCTGGAGTCGCTCGGTCAGGAAACCCTGGCAGCGTTTGATTCCCGTGGATTTATGCTGGAGTTATACCGGCATCTGCCGTTTGATAATCCGGCCTACCATCATTTGGTGAAGCTGCTGCAACAGCCGGAGGAAGGCGCACTGGTACAGCATTGTGCCGTAGGAAAGGATCGCACGGGCATAGGGTCCGCACTGATACTATTCGCTTTGGGGGCTGACGAGCAAACGGTACTGGAAGATTACCTGCTGACCGAAACCACTCTGATGCCATTTCGCCAGCAGTTGTTGGAAGAACTGTCCCAGACAATGAATGAAGAAGCGCTGAAGCAGTTCTCGTTTGTGTTATCGACACAAGAGGAATTTCTGGCTACCGCATTGAATGAAATCCGTGTTCGACATGGCTCAATAGACAGCTGGCTGAAACAGGATTATGGGCTGGATCAGCAAGCACGTGAGGTATTGCAGGATAAGTATCTTATCTAG
- the udp gene encoding uridine phosphorylase, translating into MSASDVFHLGLTKNDLQGATLAIVPGDPGRVEKIAQLMDNPVFLASQREFTSWRAELAGKAVIVCSTGIGGPSTSIAVEELAQLGIRTFLRVGTTGAIQPHIAVGDVLVTTAAVRLDGASLHFAPLEFPAVADFTCTSALVEAAQEAGTTLHIGITASSDTFYPGQERYDTFSGRVVRRFQGSMAEWQSMGVLNYEMESATLLTMCASQGLRAGMVAGVIVNRAQQEIPDTATMKLAETASVNVVLAAASKLLA; encoded by the coding sequence ATGTCTGCATCTGATGTGTTTCACCTCGGTTTAACGAAAAATGATTTACAGGGAGCAACGCTGGCGATTGTTCCCGGTGATCCGGGACGGGTGGAAAAAATTGCCCAACTGATGGATAACCCGGTATTCCTGGCGTCACAGCGAGAGTTTACCTCCTGGCGAGCTGAGCTGGCCGGAAAAGCCGTCATTGTGTGCTCCACCGGAATTGGCGGCCCCTCCACATCCATCGCCGTGGAAGAACTGGCTCAATTAGGTATTCGTACCTTTTTACGGGTCGGTACGACCGGCGCCATTCAGCCACATATTGCCGTGGGTGATGTGCTGGTTACCACGGCGGCAGTACGTCTTGATGGTGCCAGCCTGCATTTTGCTCCGCTGGAATTCCCGGCGGTGGCGGATTTCACCTGTACCTCGGCACTGGTGGAGGCGGCTCAAGAGGCAGGAACCACGTTACACATAGGTATCACCGCATCTTCAGATACTTTCTATCCAGGACAAGAGCGCTACGATACGTTTTCAGGCCGTGTAGTACGTCGCTTTCAGGGCTCAATGGCCGAGTGGCAGAGCATGGGCGTGCTGAACTATGAAATGGAGTCCGCCACGTTGTTAACCATGTGTGCCAGTCAGGGGCTGCGTGCGGGTATGGTGGCGGGGGTTATTGTTAACCGCGCTCAACAGGAGATTCCTGATACAGCGACCATGAAACTGGCAGAAACTGCGTCGGTGAATGTGGTACTGGCCGCAGCCAGTAAACTGCTGGCATGA
- a CDS encoding dienelactone hydrolase family protein: MKTDELIIPASTASGFTPAVAPLASSAIITDTVGITAGETTIPSQGDALPAYIAKPADKTGPFAVVLVVQEIFGVHEHIRDVCRRLAKQGYLAIAPELYFRQGDAQQYTDIQQLITGLVSNVPDSQVMADLDHTANWAIKHGGDASRLGITGFCWGGRICWLYAAHNPQLKAAVAWYGKMTGNKTLNNPDHPVDIAKDLAAPVLGLYGAQDDSIPLEQVETMRQALRAANANAEIIVYPDAGHAFYADYRPSYHAESAQDGWQRMLEWFSRYNVI; this comes from the coding sequence ATGAAAACAGATGAACTGATTATCCCTGCATCGACAGCGAGTGGATTTACCCCCGCCGTCGCACCGCTGGCTTCTTCCGCGATAATAACGGATACCGTGGGTATCACTGCCGGGGAAACCACTATTCCTTCGCAAGGCGATGCTTTACCGGCTTACATCGCCAAACCGGCTGACAAAACGGGTCCGTTTGCCGTGGTGCTGGTAGTACAGGAGATTTTTGGCGTCCACGAACATATCCGCGATGTATGCCGCCGTCTGGCGAAACAGGGGTATCTGGCGATTGCGCCTGAACTCTATTTTCGTCAGGGGGATGCGCAGCAATATACCGATATTCAGCAATTGATCACGGGTCTGGTCAGCAATGTGCCAGATAGCCAGGTGATGGCTGATCTGGACCATACCGCCAACTGGGCGATTAAACATGGTGGTGACGCCAGCCGACTGGGTATTACCGGTTTTTGTTGGGGTGGCCGCATCTGTTGGCTGTACGCCGCCCACAATCCACAGTTGAAGGCGGCTGTTGCCTGGTATGGCAAGATGACCGGTAATAAAACGCTGAATAACCCGGATCATCCGGTGGATATCGCCAAAGATCTGGCGGCGCCAGTGCTCGGCCTTTATGGGGCGCAGGATGACAGTATTCCGCTGGAACAGGTGGAGACGATGCGTCAGGCGTTGCGAGCAGCCAATGCGAATGCTGAGATAATCGTTTATCCGGATGCGGGTCACGCGTTTTATGCTGACTACCGCCCCAGTTATCATGCCGAATCAGCACAGGATGGCTGGCAGCGCATGCTGGAATGGTTTTCGCGTTATAACGTGATTTGA
- the metE gene encoding 5-methyltetrahydropteroyltriglutamate--homocysteine S-methyltransferase: MTILNHTLGFPRVGLRRELKKAQESYWAGNTTQESLLAVGRDLRARHWQQQKDAGVDLLPVGDFAWYDHVLTTSLLLGNVPARHQNADGSVDLDTLFRIGRGRAPTGEPAAAAEMTKWFNTNYHYMVPEFTKGQQFKLTWTQLLDEVDEALALGHKVKPVLLGPVTYLWLGKVKGESFDRLTLLKDILPVYQQVLAELAKRGIDWVQIDEPALVLELEADWLAAFKPAYDTLQGQVKLLLTTYFDSISQNLATIKTLPVQGLHVDLVHGKDDIAALNNQLPADWLLSLGVINGRNVWRADLNNWFDHLQPLVGKRALWLGSSCSLLHSPIDLSVETRLDDEVKSWFAFALQKCQELALLTNALNSGNGQELVAYSAPIRARRTSQRVNNADVAKRLAAIVPQDSQRLSAYPVRASAQRARFNLPAWPTTTIGSFPQTTEIRSLRLDFKQGRLDSQNYHIGIAEHIKQAIAEQERLDLDVLVHGEAERNDMVEYFGEHLDGFVFTQNGWVQSYGSRCVKPPVIIGDISRPEPITVEWAKYAQSLTDKPVKGMLTGPVTILCWSFPREDVSRETIAKQIALALRDEVADLESAGIGIIQIDEPALREGLPLHRSDWKAYLEWAVEAFRLNAAVAKDDTQIHTHMCYCEFNDIMDSIAALDADVITIETSRSDMELLESFEEFEYPNEIGPGVYDIHSPNVPSVAWIEALLRKAAQRIPAERLWVNPDCGLKTRGWPETRQSLANMVEAAKHLREAQA, from the coding sequence ATGACAATTTTAAATCACACCCTCGGTTTTCCACGCGTAGGGCTGCGTCGTGAACTGAAAAAAGCGCAAGAAAGCTATTGGGCAGGCAATACCACTCAGGAATCATTACTGGCAGTTGGCCGCGACCTGCGCGCCCGCCATTGGCAACAACAGAAAGACGCCGGTGTCGACCTGCTGCCAGTCGGCGATTTCGCCTGGTACGATCATGTACTGACCACCAGCCTACTGCTGGGTAATGTACCAGCCCGTCATCAGAATGCCGATGGTTCCGTGGATTTGGATACGCTGTTCCGCATTGGCCGGGGCCGTGCACCGACCGGAGAACCCGCCGCCGCCGCAGAAATGACCAAATGGTTCAATACCAACTATCACTACATGGTGCCTGAATTCACCAAAGGGCAGCAGTTCAAACTGACCTGGACACAACTGCTGGATGAAGTAGACGAAGCGCTGGCGCTGGGCCACAAGGTGAAGCCGGTGCTACTGGGGCCGGTCACCTACCTGTGGCTGGGTAAAGTGAAAGGTGAGTCATTTGACCGCCTGACACTGCTGAAAGACATCCTGCCGGTTTACCAACAGGTGCTGGCTGAACTGGCGAAACGCGGTATCGACTGGGTACAGATCGATGAGCCTGCGCTGGTGCTGGAACTGGAAGCCGACTGGCTGGCTGCATTCAAGCCGGCTTACGACACCCTGCAAGGTCAGGTGAAACTGCTGCTGACCACCTACTTTGACAGCATCAGCCAGAATCTGGCGACCATCAAGACACTGCCGGTACAAGGGCTGCATGTCGACCTGGTACATGGCAAAGACGACATCGCCGCACTCAATAACCAGTTACCCGCCGACTGGCTGCTCTCTTTAGGAGTTATCAATGGCCGTAATGTATGGCGAGCCGACCTGAACAACTGGTTTGATCACCTGCAACCGCTGGTGGGTAAACGCGCGCTTTGGCTGGGCAGCTCCTGCTCACTGCTACACAGTCCAATCGACCTCAGCGTGGAAACCCGTCTGGATGATGAAGTGAAAAGCTGGTTCGCGTTTGCCCTGCAAAAATGTCAGGAACTGGCGCTGCTGACCAACGCGTTGAACAGCGGTAACGGTCAGGAACTTGTCGCCTACAGCGCTCCTATTCGCGCCCGCCGCACTTCTCAGCGGGTGAACAATGCAGACGTGGCAAAACGTCTGGCGGCCATCGTGCCACAGGATAGTCAGCGTCTGAGTGCTTATCCGGTACGCGCCAGCGCACAACGTGCTCGCTTCAATTTACCGGCATGGCCAACTACCACCATCGGTTCTTTCCCGCAAACTACGGAAATCCGCAGCCTGCGCCTGGACTTTAAACAAGGTCGTCTGGATAGTCAGAATTACCATATTGGTATTGCAGAACATATCAAGCAGGCGATAGCGGAACAGGAACGTTTGGATCTGGATGTACTGGTGCACGGTGAAGCCGAGCGTAACGATATGGTGGAATACTTCGGCGAGCATCTGGATGGCTTTGTGTTTACCCAGAATGGCTGGGTACAAAGTTATGGTTCCCGTTGTGTGAAACCACCGGTGATTATCGGCGATATCAGCCGCCCTGAACCGATTACCGTTGAGTGGGCGAAGTATGCACAATCGTTGACCGACAAACCGGTGAAGGGAATGTTAACCGGCCCGGTCACTATCCTGTGCTGGTCTTTCCCGCGTGAAGATGTCAGCCGTGAAACCATCGCCAAACAGATTGCATTGGCGCTACGAGATGAAGTGGCGGATTTGGAAAGCGCCGGTATCGGTATCATTCAAATTGATGAACCGGCTCTGCGCGAAGGGTTGCCACTGCATCGCTCTGACTGGAAAGCCTATCTGGAATGGGCGGTAGAAGCCTTCCGTTTAAATGCAGCAGTAGCGAAAGACGACACGCAGATTCACACCCATATGTGTTACTGCGAATTCAACGACATTATGGATTCCATCGCCGCGCTGGATGCGGACGTGATTACCATTGAAACCTCGCGTTCCGATATGGAGTTACTGGAGTCATTTGAAGAATTCGAGTATCCGAACGAAATCGGGCCGGGTGTATATGATATCCACTCGCCGAACGTCCCGAGTGTGGCCTGGATCGAAGCGCTGCTGCGTAAAGCGGCACAGCGTATTCCCGCCGAGCGTTTGTGGGTAAACCCGGACTGTGGCCTGAAAACCCGTGGCTGGCCGGAAACCCGCCAATCACTGGCTAACATGGTGGAGGCAGCTAAACACCTGCGCGAAGCACAGGCCTGA
- the metR gene encoding HTH-type transcriptional regulator MetR: MIEFKHLRTLQALHNTGSLAAAAAQLHQTQSALSHQFSDLEQRLGFRLFVRKSQPLRFTPQGEILLQLAEQVLPQIQQALQACHEPHQTTLRLAIECHSCIQWLTPALENFHQSWPQVVMDFKSGVTFDPQPALQQGELDLVMTSDILPRSGLFYAPLFDFEVRLVLAPDHPLVAKERIVPEDLSQETLMIYPVQRQRLDIWRHFLQPAGVSPSLKSVDNTLLLIQMVSARMGIAALPHWVVESFERQGLIVTKTLGEGLWSRLYAAVRDGEQRQPVIEAFIRSARQHACEHLPFVRDASRPSAGVPITKI; this comes from the coding sequence ATGATCGAATTTAAACACTTACGGACGCTACAGGCTCTGCACAATACGGGATCGTTAGCTGCCGCCGCCGCACAGCTTCATCAAACGCAATCCGCTCTGTCGCATCAGTTCAGCGATTTGGAGCAACGTTTAGGATTTCGGTTATTCGTCCGTAAGAGTCAGCCGCTACGGTTTACGCCTCAGGGTGAAATTCTGCTACAACTGGCCGAGCAGGTACTGCCGCAGATACAGCAAGCGCTTCAAGCTTGCCATGAGCCGCATCAGACTACATTGCGCCTGGCGATTGAATGCCATAGTTGTATTCAATGGCTAACCCCGGCGCTGGAAAATTTCCATCAGAGCTGGCCGCAAGTGGTGATGGATTTCAAATCCGGTGTGACCTTTGATCCGCAACCAGCCCTGCAACAAGGGGAACTGGATCTGGTGATGACCTCCGATATTCTGCCGCGCAGTGGTTTGTTCTATGCGCCGTTATTTGATTTTGAGGTCCGTCTGGTGCTTGCTCCGGATCATCCGCTGGTAGCGAAAGAGCGCATTGTGCCGGAAGATTTGAGTCAGGAAACGCTGATGATTTACCCGGTACAGCGGCAGCGACTGGATATCTGGCGTCATTTCTTGCAACCGGCTGGTGTCAGCCCGTCGCTGAAAAGTGTTGATAATACGTTATTGCTGATTCAGATGGTGTCGGCCCGCATGGGGATTGCTGCGCTACCACACTGGGTAGTGGAAAGTTTTGAACGCCAGGGTTTGATAGTAACCAAAACCCTGGGAGAAGGTTTATGGAGCCGATTGTACGCCGCTGTACGCGATGGCGAGCAGCGCCAACCGGTTATCGAGGCGTTTATTCGTTCCGCGCGTCAGCATGCCTGTGAGCATCTACCGTTTGTGCGGGACGCTTCACGACCCAGCGCCGGTGTACCCATAACGAAGATATGA